The Desulfovibrio aminophilus DSM 12254 genome segment CGATTGCCGGAAGGGGCGCGAACTATGCAAGGAATCACTGCCAGCTCGTCTTGCACATCTCCTCGCGCACGGAGGCCGAGGAGACCCGGAGGGGCTTGTCCGGGTGCCTGTCCAGCACCCCCCCGTCGACCAGCTCATAGATGCGGCGGGCGCTGACGCCCAGGCACCACGCGGCCTCATCGACCCGCAGCCAGGCCTTGAGACGCACCAATTCCTCCGCCGGGACCGCAGGGAGGTTCGCAATGGCCACCGTGAACCTCCTGCCCGTGCCCGGCAAAACAAGTTGGAACCCCGCGCCGCCGACGCGGCTGCATCTGCGGCGGCACCCCAGGCAGAGAAAGCGCGTGCCCTTGGTGAACCAGCTGGCCGCCGTCGGTCGGGAGCAGCGCAGTTCGTCATAGACCGCCCCGGCCACCTCGCCACGGTAAGGCGTGTACCCCTGGGCCAGTACATCCAGAACATCTTGGACCTGCGACATGGCGCACCCCCTTACGATAAAACAACCTCCAACGCCGCCCGGGCCTGGGCCCGGAAAAGATCGTCGCAGCGGCGGCAATCCCCGCGCACTGAGCACCGGGAGCACGCCGTCCGCTTGATCGCCTCGAACATCTTGGCCTCCGGCCCGGAGCGCCCCTCCAGGGCCTCGCGGATTCGCGCGGACTGGCGGGCCACGTCCCCGCCGTATGTCCCCGCCAGAATCATGTAGACCGTGGCCCGGTTGACCACCCCGCGCATGGCTCGGCAGAACCGATGTACGGTGCGGTACTTGCCCACGATCTCGCGGCGCAGTGCCGCGATGTCCTCCGGCTCGCTCACACGGCGGCCCCGGCGGAGCGGCGCTTGGCCTCCACCCGCTTCTCCAGGTCCATGACCAGGCGGCGGATGTCCTGTTCCCGGGCCAGCCAGCGCAGGGCCTCGACCCCGAACTCCCGGCGCACCCGCGTGTCCAGGGACGTCATGTCGTAGCCCAGCTCGCGCCACATGGCCGCGATGTACCGCTTCACCTGGGCGCGCGG includes the following:
- a CDS encoding DNA-binding protein, translated to MSQVQDVLDVLAQGYTPYRGEVAGAVYDELRCSRPTAASWFTKGTRFLCLGCRRRCSRVGGAGFQLVLPGTGRRFTVAIANLPAVPAEELVRLKAWLRVDEAAWCLGVSARRIYELVDGGVLDRHPDKPLRVSSASVREEMCKTSWQ